Part of the Thermus antranikianii DSM 12462 genome, GAAGCTCAGGGTCCTCGAGGCCACCTACGAGATGGTCACCGAGGAGGTGGTCCACCTAAGAAGCCAGGCGGTGGAGGTGGGGATCCTGGCCCTCATCGCCTTTGAGGTGGTGCGGGCCCTCTATTAGGGGGGACTTGCGCCCCGGGAAAGTAGGAGTATAATCAACCCCCAGGGCGCGGAAAAAAGTTAAAGCGGAAGCGCTACCACGCGCCCGGAGGTGGAGTATGAAACAAGCACTGGCGGTACTGGCCCTTGGGCTTTCCCTGGCCCTTGCCCAGGGGAAGATTACGGTGTGGACCCACTTTGGCGGCCCCGAGCTGGAATGGCTCAAAGCCCAAGCCCAGGCCTACGAGAAAACCTCTGGCACCAAGGTGGAGGTGGTGGAGGTCCCCTTCGGGGACATCAAGCAGAAGTTCATCCTGGGGGCACCCCAGGGGCAGGCGGCGGACCTGGTGGTCTCCATCCCCCACGACTGGCTGGGGGAGATGGCCCAGGCCGGGGTGCTGGAGCCCATGGGCAAGTACGTGACGCAAAGCTACCTCTCCGATCTGCAAAGCGTGGCGGTGGAGGCCTTCACCTTCGGGGGCAAGCTCATGGGCCTTCCCGCCTTCGCCGAGAGCGTGGCCCTCATCTACAACAAGAAGTACGTAAAAGAACCCCCCAAGACCTGGGAGGAGTTCCTGTCCCTGGCCCAGAGGCTCACCACCGGCTCCACCTTCGGCTTCCTGTATAACATCGGCGACCCCTACTTCAACTTCGGCTTCTTCCGGGCCTTTGGGGCGGACAACGTCTTCGCCAAGGACGCCAAGGGCAACCTGGACCCCTCCAGGCTCTTAATAGGGGGGGAAGCAGGGGAAAGGGCTTTAGCCTTCATCAAGGACCTCCGCTTCCGCTACAACCTGGTGCCCGAAGGGGTGGACTACGGCGTGGCGGACGGAGCCTTCAAGGACGGGGCTTTGGCCATGA contains:
- a CDS encoding maltose ABC transporter substrate-binding protein; the encoded protein is MKQALAVLALGLSLALAQGKITVWTHFGGPELEWLKAQAQAYEKTSGTKVEVVEVPFGDIKQKFILGAPQGQAADLVVSIPHDWLGEMAQAGVLEPMGKYVTQSYLSDLQSVAVEAFTFGGKLMGLPAFAESVALIYNKKYVKEPPKTWEEFLSLAQRLTTGSTFGFLYNIGDPYFNFGFFRAFGADNVFAKDAKGNLDPSRLLIGGEAGERALAFIKDLRFRYNLVPEGVDYGVADGAFKDGALAMIINGPWALGDYKKAKIDFGIAPFPTPPGAKNPWGPFLGVQGVVVNAYSKNKTAAVNFAKTLVTGKNLVSFNQAGGRIPVSKSAAKTLEKDPVVAGFSKVFALGTPMPNIPEMGKVWGPWANAINLAIQRPDSNLKKIVEDMVAEIRKGIGR